The following coding sequences are from one Devosia neptuniae window:
- a CDS encoding GH1 family beta-glucosidase, which translates to MFSHKRADFGPDFLFGVAMAAHQIEGGQQDGRGPSIWDTFAATPGNTKNADNGTVACDHYHRWPEDLDLIRDGGFDAYRFSFSWSRLIPEGTGALNPAGFDFYDRLIDGILERGIKPLATLYHWDLPSALQDRGGWMNRDTAKAFADYAAVAAQKFGDRLTSIATFNEPWCITVLSHFLGAHAPGYRDVRATARAMHHVLLAHGMGIKAMREAGFKDKLGIVVNMEKCDPASDAPEDIEAAALGDAIFNQFFLDGVLKGSYPEKVTDILEPYLPKNWRDDMTILNQKLDWIGINYYTRFLYKADPSVPVFPFTQARGPLEKSNLGWEIIPEALTEFLVRASKRYPGLPIYVTENGISETDETKRTAFFDKHFAAMIEAQKQGVDLRGYIAWTLIDNFEWAEGFNPKFGIVGMDPVTRDRLPKDTYYAFKDMLTRKG; encoded by the coding sequence ATGTTTTCACACAAGCGCGCCGATTTCGGCCCCGATTTCCTGTTCGGCGTCGCCATGGCTGCCCACCAGATCGAAGGCGGACAGCAGGATGGCCGCGGCCCCTCCATCTGGGACACCTTTGCCGCCACCCCGGGCAATACCAAAAACGCCGATAACGGCACGGTCGCCTGCGATCATTACCATCGCTGGCCGGAAGACCTCGACCTGATCCGCGACGGCGGCTTTGACGCCTACCGCTTCTCCTTCTCCTGGTCGCGGCTGATCCCCGAGGGGACGGGCGCGCTCAATCCGGCGGGCTTTGATTTCTACGACCGGCTGATCGATGGCATACTGGAGCGCGGCATCAAGCCGCTCGCCACCCTCTATCACTGGGACCTGCCCAGCGCCCTGCAGGACCGCGGCGGCTGGATGAACCGGGATACCGCCAAGGCCTTTGCCGATTACGCTGCAGTCGCCGCGCAGAAATTCGGCGATCGACTGACCAGCATTGCCACCTTCAACGAGCCCTGGTGCATCACCGTGCTCAGCCATTTCCTGGGCGCCCACGCCCCCGGCTATCGCGATGTGCGCGCCACCGCCCGCGCCATGCATCATGTGCTGCTGGCCCATGGCATGGGCATCAAGGCGATGCGCGAAGCCGGCTTCAAGGACAAGCTAGGCATCGTCGTGAACATGGAAAAATGCGATCCGGCCAGCGATGCACCCGAAGATATCGAAGCGGCCGCACTGGGCGACGCTATCTTTAACCAGTTCTTCCTCGATGGCGTGCTCAAGGGCAGCTATCCCGAAAAGGTCACCGACATCCTCGAGCCATACCTGCCCAAAAACTGGCGGGATGACATGACCATCCTCAATCAGAAACTCGACTGGATCGGCATCAATTATTATACGCGCTTCCTCTACAAGGCCGATCCGAGTGTGCCGGTCTTCCCCTTCACCCAGGCGCGCGGTCCGCTGGAAAAGTCCAATCTGGGCTGGGAAATCATCCCCGAGGCACTGACCGAGTTTCTCGTCCGCGCCTCCAAGCGCTATCCGGGCCTGCCCATCTACGTCACCGAAAACGGCATTTCGGAAACCGACGAAACCAAGCGCACCGCCTTCTTCGACAAGCACTTCGCTGCCATGATCGAGGCCCAGAAGCAAGGCGTCGACCTGCGCGGCTACATCGCCTGGACCCTGATCGACAATTTCGAATGGGCCGAAGGCTTCAACCCCAAATTCGGCATTGTCGGCATGGACCCGGTCACCCGCGACCGCCTGCCAAAAGACACCTACTACGCCTTCAAGGACATGCTGACGCGCAAAGGCTAG
- a CDS encoding ABC transporter substrate-binding protein, translating to MKHFCSRLVAGVALAAMIATAPAAFAATPNDQLVIGTSLAQVLSLDPQQGTEVKTQEILANTYDRLVFSDQNDGNAIKPQLAESWDIDDTGITFHLRDAKFASGNPVTANDVVFSLVRLMKLDQSAATNFKTAGYSADNIESMVSAVDDKTFRMELTDAVIPEALLYRLAVGVSSVVDSVEVQKHVSNDDYGNEWLRTNTAGSGPYVLRRWTPNDIVMLEVNDQFWGEAPAIRRVLMRHVPESQAARLMLERGDIDVANALTASDVRTFENKAGFVIDQVKTGGYYVLAMNAGKEPLSNPLVREAIAYGIDYKGIADTILGPYGRVRNVPVPEDWLGAIPNPDWSLQPEKAKALLAEAGYPDGFSLTLKTISQTPRVDMATAIQASLAEIGITVSIQQGNGADIVAAHRARDFDLLIPQTGSFMPTALGSLDNFASNPDNSLEANNAGNFVWRSAWDIPELNALRVEANSERDDDKRLALIKQIQEVFIEQKPAVLPMFERFEPIVVSARVQGYSGHPSSMTRVDGVSKTDAQ from the coding sequence ATGAAGCATTTTTGTTCCCGCCTGGTGGCGGGCGTGGCGCTGGCCGCCATGATCGCCACGGCGCCTGCGGCTTTCGCCGCGACGCCCAATGACCAATTGGTCATCGGCACCTCGCTGGCCCAGGTCCTGTCGCTCGACCCCCAGCAGGGCACCGAGGTCAAAACTCAGGAAATCCTGGCCAATACCTATGACCGGCTGGTCTTCTCGGACCAGAATGACGGCAATGCCATCAAGCCGCAGCTGGCCGAAAGCTGGGATATCGACGATACCGGCATCACCTTCCACCTGCGCGACGCCAAATTCGCCTCGGGCAATCCGGTGACGGCCAATGACGTGGTGTTCTCGCTGGTGCGGCTGATGAAGCTGGACCAATCCGCCGCCACCAATTTCAAGACCGCCGGCTATTCGGCCGACAATATCGAATCCATGGTTTCGGCTGTGGATGACAAGACCTTCCGCATGGAACTCACCGATGCGGTGATCCCCGAGGCGCTGCTCTATCGGCTGGCCGTGGGTGTTTCCAGCGTCGTCGACAGCGTCGAAGTGCAAAAGCACGTGAGCAATGACGACTATGGCAATGAATGGCTGCGCACCAATACGGCCGGTTCAGGCCCCTATGTGCTGCGCCGCTGGACGCCGAATGACATCGTCATGCTCGAAGTCAATGACCAGTTCTGGGGCGAGGCACCCGCCATCCGCCGCGTGCTGATGCGCCACGTGCCCGAAAGCCAGGCCGCGCGCCTGATGCTCGAGCGCGGCGATATCGACGTGGCCAATGCCCTGACCGCCTCGGATGTGCGCACCTTTGAAAACAAGGCCGGCTTTGTCATCGACCAGGTCAAGACCGGTGGCTACTACGTGCTGGCGATGAATGCCGGCAAGGAGCCGCTGAGCAATCCGCTGGTGCGCGAAGCCATCGCCTATGGCATCGACTATAAGGGCATTGCCGATACCATCCTGGGGCCCTATGGCCGCGTGCGCAATGTGCCGGTGCCGGAAGACTGGCTGGGTGCCATCCCCAATCCCGATTGGTCGCTGCAGCCCGAAAAGGCCAAGGCGTTGCTGGCGGAAGCCGGGTATCCCGATGGGTTCTCACTGACACTCAAGACCATTTCCCAGACGCCGCGCGTCGACATGGCCACCGCCATCCAGGCCAGCCTTGCCGAAATCGGCATCACCGTCAGCATCCAGCAGGGCAATGGCGCCGATATCGTCGCCGCGCACCGGGCACGTGATTTCGACCTGCTGATCCCCCAGACCGGCTCGTTCATGCCGACGGCTTTGGGGTCGCTGGATAATTTCGCCTCCAATCCGGACAATTCGCTGGAAGCCAACAATGCCGGCAATTTCGTGTGGCGGTCGGCCTGGGACATTCCCGAGCTCAACGCCTTGCGGGTCGAGGCCAATAGCGAACGAGATGACGACAAGCGCCTGGCGTTGATCAAGCAGATCCAGGAAGTCTTTATCGAGCAGAAGCCGGCCGTGCTGCCCATGTTCGAGCGCTTCGAGCCCATCGTGGTCAGCGCGCGCGTGCAGGGCTATTCCGGCCATCCCTCGTCGATGACCCGCGTGGATGGCGTTTCCAAGACGGACGCACAGTAA
- a CDS encoding FadR/GntR family transcriptional regulator, protein MDRTATRRRPRMAQTLVDTLRQQIEAGALPVGAQLPTEPQLEAQFSVSRTVVREAITELRAAGLVTPIQGKGMFVTDSSQTPAIVLTPREIQSIPQTLEMLEFRVAVETEAAAIAAHRRSAQQEEAIRSANHDMANQIEAGGDTIDADFAFHLAIAEATNNFYFADTLTRFGKRSIPRGQFPTLPDANDESYLQGVLAEHERILEAIADQEPEAARAAMRDHLLGSQKRYRRLKR, encoded by the coding sequence ATGGATAGAACGGCAACAAGGCGGCGGCCACGGATGGCGCAGACGCTGGTAGATACACTGCGCCAGCAGATCGAGGCGGGGGCATTGCCCGTGGGCGCACAATTGCCCACCGAGCCGCAATTGGAAGCGCAATTCTCGGTGAGCCGCACCGTGGTGCGCGAGGCGATCACCGAATTGCGGGCGGCCGGGCTCGTCACCCCCATCCAGGGCAAGGGCATGTTCGTCACCGACAGCTCCCAAACCCCGGCCATCGTGCTGACCCCGCGCGAGATCCAGAGCATCCCGCAAACGCTGGAAATGCTGGAGTTTCGTGTCGCAGTCGAAACCGAAGCGGCCGCCATTGCCGCCCATCGCCGCTCCGCGCAGCAAGAAGAAGCTATCCGCTCCGCCAATCACGATATGGCCAACCAGATCGAGGCCGGCGGCGACACGATCGACGCAGATTTTGCCTTCCATTTGGCCATTGCCGAGGCCACCAACAATTTCTATTTCGCCGATACGCTCACCCGCTTCGGCAAGCGCTCGATTCCACGCGGGCAATTCCCCACCCTGCCCGACGCCAATGACGAGAGCTATTTGCAGGGTGTTTTGGCCGAGCATGAGCGAATCCTTGAGGCTATTGCCGACCAGGAGCCCGAGGCGGCGCGCGCCGCCATGCGGGATCATTTGCTGGGCAGCCAGAAGCGGTATCGCCGTCTCAAGCGCTGA